CCGCTCCTGCTCTGCCTTCTCCCGGCCGCGAACGGCTGCCTCCTCCTGCCGGCGCCGGGCTAGCAGCTGTAGCTTCCAGTCCGGGATGGTGGCCATGGTCCccttggggagggtggggaacGCTGGGGGCAGAGAACAGGAAGGAGAGGCTCCAGAGAGGCCCAGGGGGTgagaatgggggtgggaggggaggaagtggaGCGGAGAGGTGGGACacagaggagggcagaggagctgagggtgaggacagagggaaagaggggggagcagggaaaggggaaaaacTGAGAAAGTGAAGAGGAAACTAAGAGCCAAGTTGATGGCGGTCGGGGGATGGGTTGAGAGGAAGAGTGGAGATTcagggcaaagaggcaggagtCAGATTTGTCAGTACAGGTTATTGGGTATCAGGGACAGTCCCCAGGatgtgagaagagagaaaaacgaGAGAAGTTGGCGCGAGGgcgaagagagaaaagagaggctgGGTGTGAGAGGGACAGGGTCCAGGCGAGGTTGCCTCACCGCTACTCCAGGAGCCGTGAGAGTGGGAAGAGAGGTCAGGGAATCCCGCCGGAGAGGGGGCAGTGGGACCTGAGGGGGTGTCGGGGAGGTGGGAGGGCGGAGAGTGGAGAGGTCTAAGGGAGAAGGGGAAGTCAGGCGAGGGGCGAGGGGGTTCCGCGGCTGCAGCCCGGCGCGTCTCAGCGTGGGCCCCGGAGGTCCGGGCTCCCCTTCCAGCTCTACTCGGGCCACGCCTCTCcggccccccagcccccacccctccGCCCCGCACTCCGCCCCGAGGCGGGTCAGGGGAAATACCCTCCCCCGGGGACTTTCGGAACCCGGGTGTCGGAGCTGCCAGCACGTTCCCAGAACCCTGGCGTCCACCCCCACCCTAACGCGGTCCCGGCACCACCGCCTGCCTCCCCCACCGGCGGTGCCCCGAGACCCAGACGTGCGGAGCACCGGCCCTACACCTCTTTTTTCCGGAGCCTGCCAGTCCCGTGCCCGGGTCTTGGCTCTCACGGAACCCCGACATAGCCGGCCATCCCCACCCGGCTCTGACCGCACAGACAGGCAATCTCGGCACAAAGAGGAGACAGCCCAAGGTCCGGGCCGGGGACGGGAGCGGGGACGGGAGAGGAgacaccccctccccaagtctGAAGCCCCTCAGTCAACTCACACGCCGCGGGGCtcccgggggggggggtgcgAAAGAGCCTGACGTccggagagaggaggagagaggaagaggaggagagagggatcgAGGGAGATCCGgagacaggagggaggggaggagggagggagaggaggagggaaagagggagccaAGGAGGAGGGACGGAGACAGAGACCAGGGGGCCGGGCGGGGGGAGACGGCCGCTTTGTCTGAGgacaatggggagagggaagggggcgcGGGGCGGAGCCGGGCGAGGGGGCGGAGCCTCGCTCCCTCCGACCCCGCGTGGGACTCGGCTCCGGGTCTCCTCTCTTCCCGCCGCCAGCCCTGGCGCTCCGCCGTCTGTCCCCAGGGCCTCTCACCCGGCTCCCGGATAACCCAGGTGTCCAGACCTCCGCCCCCAGCTCGCCAACCCAGGGCGGCGGCCCGTGACTCAGGCCCCTCGAGGGACTTGGGGAGGAAGCGGCAGCTGCTCCGAGCCGGGCCCGCCCTTCCCATCTCCTGCCACTCCTCCCCACGCGTTTGCCTTCCCGGGCCAGCCTTTGTTACCGTGGGGGCCGGGGCGGCCGCCGGGCTGCGGGGGACCCGTAGAGAGGGGGCGTCAGCAGGAGCGGCGCTCGGAAGCCAACGGTTTTGGAAGCTAGCTCCCTTACCGGAGCCGCTGCCCCACTCTTCCGCTTCAACCTGTCTGCCGTGGGTCCCCAGGTCTGCAGCGAGGAAACTGGGGGACTTGGAGGAAGGGGGAGCGGGTGCTCCGGGAAGGGGGGGGCGGTCCGCGGGGAGTGGCCGCCACCCAGCGGTCACCAGAGGGCGCGGCCGATGCCCAGACTCGAGTCTGGCTCGCCTGTCCTTCCCAGAGTCAGCCCTGCAGCTTGAGAGACACTGACAGACTGCATGCTACACGTAGAAAAACCaggctgatttttattttcctgtagcGCGAGTTACTCGGGAGAGCAGGGAGCCCTTAGTCCCCCGAATTAAGAGCAGGAGAATCCGCTCAACTAGGTTCATGAATCTGGAGCCCTGGGCCAGGGCCTAGGGAGCTGGAAAGGCCAGACAGTGGGGCTGGGCTGCAGCTTCAAGGTGTGGAGCCTGATGGGGCAGCCACTATCATCAAACTTGGCAGACCTTGGTCCAGCTCCTAGGAGGGGAGCTAGACGTGGAGAAGAGGATCCTTGAGGCGCAGAGGCCAGAAATAGGACCAGGGGAGTGGTCAGGCCAGACCCTTCTCCTTGTGAGGAGGTTGTTAATGGAGGGTCAAGCCCTAAACTCTGAGGAGACAGATAAGTTCCCCACTCCCTCTTCCTGGCTGGTGAGAAGTGGCCCTTGGAGTCCAATGGCTGAAACTCAGAATTTAAGATATGGAGCTGGACCCAAGGAGTGGAGGCTCAAGCAAGGGAAGGGACAGCTCCTTCAGTCCATGGATTTGGGCCTCTGGTCTGAGGCAGCCAAGGCCTGGATGTTAAGGGGATTTGGAattggaggggaaaaggaagtacAGGGCTTGGAACCAGGGCTAGCCCCTCACTCGGCCTCCCCGTCCTGGGGCCGGGAGAGCAGGTGGAGTTTTCTTTGCAGCTGGGCCCGGAGGTAGCGGAGATCTTGCTGGTCAAGTCCGTGAGCCAGGCCCAGGTAGAGGGTAAGGAGGAGAGCAAGGAGGAGGCGGTCAGTGCCCAGGGTGGGCACCACCCATAGCACAGTCAGCAGCTCCACACACACTGGGTGGCGCAGGTGGGAGAAGAGTCTCAGAGCCCGGGGAGACTTCAGGGCCAGAGGCTCACCCAGCCCCAGCACATGGTAGTACACCTAGGAGAGGGAGAATGGCTTAGAAATGGAGTCAAGCCCTTGTCGCAACTTAGCTGCCTCTTTCCTCCCCTTCCAGGCACCCTCCTTCTATAACGCAGGCCCAGGAACCACCCTTCTGAGGCTGGGGTCCCTGACCCTCATCTCTGGTCCATGAAACTTCCCCAGGCCCAGGAAGCCCATGGTTTCTGGCCTTTGAGGGAGGGCTGAGGGGAGACTATCTTACAAGAAAGGGAGGTGAGGGAGTCAAAAGCAAGAGGCAGGTGGAAGagtaggggaggaggagggacatCCTTGGAGGGGAAAGAGGTATTCTAGAAAGGATCAGAGGTCTTGGGTAGGGATCTGGGAGCCTCACCTGTTTGAGGCCCATGAGCTCTGCGTAGTCAAAGACGAGAAGGATGCTGAAGATAAGGAGCCAGGAAATGACGTGGAGCACaaagcagaggaggggcaccCAAGTGGCCCATGGCTCGGCCCGAGCCTCCCACAACACGGGGCCCCTGGGCACGGGCTCCCAGTACCGCATCACCAGCTGAAGGAGGATGAGGGACTGGGTATCCCAGCAGCCCACCCTTGAAAGACCTAGACCCAGaggctgcccccaccccaggctggccTGCTGCTCTCCCCGCCTCTACCATGAGCATGTTCAACATGTGGAGGGTACTGGATGGGGTCCCAAGTATGTAAGAATGACTTGTCTCTACTCTGAGGACTTAAAAGAATGGATGAGAGTCACCAGATAGGTACACAAAGTAGCCTAGGCCAAGCACCCACTGAGAAATAGATGAGTACTAACTGGGAAGCTTTCTCTTGCGCCCTAGGGAAGTGCTTTTGAAGAAAGGATAGGACTGAAGAGGAGTTAACAAGGGAATCTCAAGCAGGACAACATGAACAAAGTTGCAACGGTGAGAATGCATATATCATGCTCGGGGAATGACAAGCAGTACACCATTCTTGATAAAAAGTAGGATATGTGCTGTGGAGGAATGGGAGCTGAGATTACAGTCCTGAACACCCTTAGTTCTCCTCCTAAACCCATGTTTTATCAGAAGCCTAAGGTCCTTGCCTCTCCAATCGATGGAATCCTTCCCACAGACTGTTTCCCTTGAGGACTCGGCTGCCAGGGCTTCATACCTGCAAGGCCAGGGCAGTGCATGCCACGTACAGTGACCTCTGAAGGACCCCAAAGTACCGGGACATCCATGACTTCACTGTCTCAGTTGCCATGAGGCTGTGCTGCCCCACAAATAGTAGCAGGAGCCCCAGATCCCAA
This genomic interval from Balaenoptera ricei isolate mBalRic1 chromosome 11, mBalRic1.hap2, whole genome shotgun sequence contains the following:
- the NRM gene encoding nurim isoform X3; this translates as MAPALLLVPAALASFILAFGTGVEFVRFTSLRPLLGGISESGGPDARQGWLAALQDQSILVPLAWDLGLLLLFVGQHSLMATETVKSWMSRYFGVLQRSLYVACTALALQVYYHVLGLGEPLALKSPRALRLFSHLRHPVCVELLTVLWVVPTLGTDRLLLALLLTLYLGLAHGLDQQDLRYLRAQLQRKLHLLSRPQDGEAE
- the NRM gene encoding nurim isoform X1; protein product: MAPALLLVPAALASFILAFGTGVEFVRFTSLRPLLGGISESGGPDARQGWLAALQDQSILVPLAWDLGLLLLFVGQHSLMATETVKSWMSRYFGVLQRSLYVACTALALQSLILLQLVMRYWEPVPRGPVLWEARAEPWATWVPLLCFVLHVISWLLIFSILLVFDYAELMGLKQVYYHVLGLGEPLALKSPRALRLFSHLRHPVCVELLTVLWVVPTLGTDRLLLALLLTLYLGLAHGLDQQDLRYLRAQLQRKLHLLSRPQDGEAE
- the NRM gene encoding nurim isoform X2 → MAPALLLVPAALASFILAFGTGVEFVRFTSLRPLLGGISESGGPDARQGWLAALQDQSILVPLAWDLGLLLLFVGQHSLMATETVKSWMSRYFGVLQRSLYVACTALALQLVMRYWEPVPRGPVLWEARAEPWATWVPLLCFVLHVISWLLIFSILLVFDYAELMGLKQVYYHVLGLGEPLALKSPRALRLFSHLRHPVCVELLTVLWVVPTLGTDRLLLALLLTLYLGLAHGLDQQDLRYLRAQLQRKLHLLSRPQDGEAE